One Paracoccus sp. TOH DNA segment encodes these proteins:
- a CDS encoding Stf0 family sulfotransferase, with protein MFDQNLPPNQLEAERRVRPRAGRSYVIFFTPRSGSSWLTDICERSGRLSRPDECFNPQFMPRMTRALGARNMPEYVELLQRRRNTHGVYGCQITYHQLQAVFADEAAFLAHFPQAPVFWLIRKDIVAQAVSLAKMVATSVSHSALNSNDEITASDRSFDYDPAAIRHWLDHILMAERQTEAMLARHGIAPLRISYEGMTAMGEAGAVARIAQGIGVAPPGDASTGSAHRKIATAKNQDFAQRFHDDAAAYLAEIDDERAPWLTLCAP; from the coding sequence TTGTTCGACCAGAACCTGCCCCCGAACCAGCTTGAGGCCGAACGCCGGGTTCGTCCGCGCGCCGGGCGGAGCTATGTGATCTTCTTCACCCCGCGCAGCGGCAGCAGCTGGTTGACCGATATCTGCGAACGCAGCGGTCGTCTCAGCCGTCCGGACGAATGCTTCAACCCGCAATTCATGCCCCGGATGACCCGCGCGCTTGGTGCCCGGAACATGCCGGAATATGTCGAGCTTCTGCAGCGGCGGCGAAACACCCATGGTGTCTATGGCTGCCAGATCACCTATCACCAGTTGCAGGCGGTCTTTGCCGATGAGGCGGCCTTCCTGGCGCATTTCCCGCAGGCGCCGGTTTTCTGGCTGATCCGCAAGGACATCGTGGCGCAGGCCGTGTCGCTGGCCAAGATGGTCGCGACCTCGGTGTCGCATTCCGCGCTGAACAGCAATGATGAGATCACCGCGAGCGACCGGAGCTTCGACTATGATCCGGCGGCGATCCGGCACTGGCTGGACCATATCCTGATGGCGGAGCGGCAGACCGAGGCGATGCTGGCCCGCCACGGCATCGCGCCCCTCCGCATCAGCTATGAGGGCATGACCGCCATGGGCGAGGCCGGGGCCGTGGCGCGGATCGCCCAGGGCATCGGCGTGGCTCCCCCCGGCGATGCGTCCACCGGCTCGGCGCACCGAAAGATCGCCACCGCCAAGAATCAGGATTTCGCCCAGCGATTCCACGACGACGCCGCAGCTTACCTTGCCGAGATCGATGATGAACGCGCGCCCTGGCTTACACTTTGCGCGCCCTGA
- a CDS encoding FAD-binding oxidoreductase produces MTKYASYWHDGVPPFAGAEAGPVEGRFDVAVIGGGFTGLNAARSLAKAGVRVALLEAEHVGWGASGRNGGHLNNGIAHGYADAKAHLGAERAHALYRAYDRSIDMIEQIVAEEGIACDFRRSGKLKLASKPSHVASLRANFDLIHAEVDPDTRWLDRDQVRSEVGSDSFHGGMLYEKSAMIHMGRYAQGLATAAHRQGTRIWEGAPVTGRTKLADGWQVQTPRGSLTADRVIVATGAYGTTAPLRHFRRRIISVGSFIIATRPLSDAEVAATLPGDRTCVTSMNIGNYFRLSPDRRLIFGGRARFSARSDQTSDAKSGTILRRSMAAIFPHLADIPVDYCWGGLVDMTKDRFPRAGEVDGMIYGMGYSGHGAQMSTLVGQVLADIALGRRGTNPLEGLAWPAIPAHSGKPWFLPLVGLWFGLKDRLS; encoded by the coding sequence GTGACGAAATACGCATCCTATTGGCACGATGGCGTGCCCCCCTTTGCGGGCGCCGAGGCCGGCCCGGTCGAGGGCCGCTTCGACGTGGCCGTGATCGGCGGCGGCTTCACCGGGCTGAACGCCGCCCGCAGCCTGGCGAAAGCCGGGGTGCGCGTGGCGCTGCTCGAGGCCGAGCATGTCGGCTGGGGCGCGTCGGGCCGCAATGGCGGGCATCTGAACAACGGCATCGCGCATGGCTATGCCGATGCCAAGGCGCATCTGGGGGCAGAGCGCGCCCATGCCCTGTATCGCGCCTATGACCGATCCATCGACATGATCGAGCAGATCGTGGCCGAGGAAGGCATCGCCTGCGATTTCCGCCGCTCGGGCAAGCTGAAGCTGGCCTCCAAGCCCAGCCATGTCGCGAGCCTGCGCGCGAATTTCGACCTGATCCATGCCGAGGTCGATCCCGACACCCGCTGGCTGGACCGCGACCAGGTGCGAAGCGAGGTCGGGTCCGACAGCTTCCACGGCGGGATGCTTTATGAGAAATCCGCGATGATCCACATGGGCCGCTATGCGCAGGGGCTTGCCACGGCGGCGCATCGCCAAGGCACGCGGATCTGGGAAGGCGCGCCCGTGACCGGCCGGACAAAACTGGCCGATGGCTGGCAGGTGCAGACCCCGCGCGGCAGTCTGACCGCGGACCGGGTGATCGTGGCGACCGGCGCCTATGGCACGACGGCGCCCTTGCGGCATTTCCGGCGGCGCATCATCTCGGTCGGGTCGTTCATCATCGCCACGCGGCCCCTGTCGGATGCCGAGGTCGCCGCCACCCTGCCCGGCGACCGGACCTGCGTCACCTCGATGAATATCGGCAACTATTTCCGCCTGTCGCCCGACCGGCGGCTGATCTTTGGCGGGCGGGCACGGTTCTCGGCCCGGTCGGACCAGACCTCGGACGCGAAATCGGGCACGATCCTGCGCCGGTCGATGGCCGCGATCTTTCCGCATCTGGCGGATATTCCCGTCGATTATTGCTGGGGCGGGCTGGTGGACATGACCAAGGACCGCTTCCCCCGCGCCGGAGAGGTGGACGGCATGATCTACGGCATGGGCTATTCCGGCCATGGCGCGCAGATGTCCACGCTGGTCGGGCAGGTCCTGGCGGACATCGCCCTGGGCCGGCGCGGCACGAATCCGCTGGAGGGCCTCGCCTGGCCCGCGATCCCGGCGCATAGCGGCAAGCCCTGGTTCCTGCCGCTGGTGGGGTTGTGGTTCGGGCTGAAAGACCGGCTGTCCTGA
- a CDS encoding GNAT family N-acetyltransferase translates to MGQNEAGLATGDRNLLPHLRIDAYDASAKPLRMAQRQLLHELTVGVLWPHRPRDLDLFLSLGQGYLAVDEIGRPLGSAMYFPTGDDFAMLGMMVTVPRLQARGAGKWLLQRVMADCAGRDLRLSATHSGYRLYTAAGFRPVGIIRQQQGIARDIGPVDAPGILVRDLRAEDEASLRSLDAIAYGAKRTRVLDALLPLSTGIVALRDGAVCGFALQRDFGKGTVIGPVVAKEDAMAKALITPLIRANAGRFTRLDTPMDSEGILSFLTDAGLLAFDTVTEMCIGPHRRATEGAVIYALASHSLG, encoded by the coding sequence ATGGGTCAGAACGAAGCGGGCTTGGCAACAGGTGATCGCAACCTCCTGCCGCATTTGCGCATCGACGCCTATGATGCCAGCGCCAAACCCTTGCGCATGGCGCAGCGGCAATTGCTGCACGAGTTGACGGTGGGGGTGCTGTGGCCGCATCGTCCCCGCGACCTGGATCTGTTCCTGTCGCTGGGGCAGGGCTACCTGGCGGTTGACGAGATCGGCCGACCCCTTGGATCGGCCATGTATTTCCCCACGGGCGACGATTTCGCCATGCTGGGGATGATGGTCACGGTGCCGCGGTTGCAGGCGCGTGGGGCGGGCAAGTGGCTGTTGCAGCGGGTGATGGCCGATTGCGCGGGCCGGGATCTGCGGCTCAGCGCGACGCATTCGGGGTATCGCCTTTATACCGCGGCGGGGTTCCGGCCGGTGGGCATCATCCGCCAGCAGCAGGGCATTGCGCGGGACATTGGGCCCGTTGACGCACCCGGCATTCTGGTCCGCGATCTGCGGGCAGAGGATGAAGCAAGCCTTCGGTCACTGGACGCGATCGCCTATGGCGCGAAGCGAACGCGGGTGCTGGATGCGCTGCTGCCCCTGTCGACCGGCATAGTCGCGCTGCGCGACGGTGCCGTTTGCGGCTTTGCGCTGCAGCGTGATTTCGGCAAAGGCACGGTGATCGGTCCCGTCGTTGCTAAGGAGGACGCCATGGCAAAAGCGCTGATCACACCGCTGATCCGGGCGAATGCGGGGCGTTTCACGCGCCTCGATACGCCGATGGACAGCGAGGGCATCTTGTCCTTCTTGACCGATGCCGGGCTGCTGGCCTTCGACACGGTTACGGAAATGTGCATCGGCCCCCACCGTCGTGCCACGGAAGGGGCGGTGATCTACGCCTTGGCGTCGCATTCGCTGGGGTAG
- a CDS encoding tetratricopeptide repeat protein: MRPETKADPAASPPRAATAPTGTSSDALLPADAAGTVAAGLRRAHELRQRGRYGQSILCLEELLRGFPRHGTIRYELSLSHRLAGNYDESIRFCDDILAIQPGNTVALGGRVETAMRLGHPQKALAFLDQACEAAPDHLPFQLRRCALLRQAGQIARAQELVAALRHRHPDQSDVLTELALVAQAGGSHLDCLAACETALARAPDDARLVLARINALTGLRRYDDALAQAEAFLENTADNPAIRLRQGSLLRQLGRIRDSITLLAALARQHPENTHILLNLAHSHRHGQQHEASLEVLDRLLALDPHHQDALLARVEALRLAGRTDELARMLQEVSDRLAGAAQPAQRLPLGVLLCRGLHHVADDRAADLLRRNRDALAALAPELPADLLWQVYRKADMVGQGAAFDAVARALFGKETVRLDTARAILQASYRAGLPHWRRIGRHFADRVPPEDRSRILMDLAALTDTPAKALALRDRHPALPRAEAALQIAGLLRQQGRIRLAARYLGLIWRRHPDNPAVLRDYLSSLCGAGLDAVAGQVLETAARRQPDMPPAWRRVIAQGWAELDQLRRATNIWAEGGAAMVPHADWYVANALSMAEGTALGELRQRLWRDNPRAHLAPSLQGFLLAEAVQLPAPGIAGADLTLRAMAVLAQWMDRPGRPEAASPQPVPRSIVQFWSQGNPPPQVRDAVATWQGAKGFAHRLFDRRSAREFLSERLGPDWLRAFGRAGSATEESDFFRLCHIGLHGGIYADCDDWLTGDAADLLQGASCLTLYREPTGAVGNNLIVAPPRHPAILWAALCAKSALEERHNETVWGKTGPGLLTRAVAWHIQTTAASGLAPSLRVLPRWQLGRTVQFHSPLSYKAGKSYWNRRDAAGGLSRLAANLSPLSEPQT; the protein is encoded by the coding sequence ATGCGTCCAGAAACGAAGGCAGATCCGGCGGCATCCCCGCCCCGCGCGGCCACGGCGCCGACCGGCACCTCCTCTGACGCCTTGCTGCCCGCCGATGCGGCCGGAACCGTCGCGGCGGGTCTGCGGCGGGCCCATGAACTGCGCCAGCGCGGCCGGTATGGGCAAAGCATCCTGTGCCTGGAAGAGTTGCTGCGAGGCTTTCCCCGGCATGGGACGATCCGATACGAGCTATCGTTATCGCACCGGCTGGCAGGGAATTACGACGAAAGCATCCGCTTTTGCGACGATATCCTTGCCATCCAGCCCGGCAATACCGTCGCTCTGGGCGGCCGCGTCGAAACCGCCATGCGGCTGGGCCACCCCCAGAAGGCGCTGGCCTTCCTCGACCAGGCTTGCGAGGCAGCACCGGATCACCTGCCGTTCCAGCTCCGCCGATGCGCCCTGCTGCGCCAGGCAGGGCAGATCGCCCGCGCGCAGGAGCTTGTGGCGGCCCTGCGCCACCGCCATCCCGACCAGTCCGACGTGCTGACCGAGCTGGCGCTCGTCGCCCAGGCAGGCGGCTCCCACCTGGATTGCCTTGCTGCCTGCGAGACGGCATTGGCGCGGGCGCCCGATGATGCGCGGCTGGTGCTGGCGCGGATCAATGCTCTGACCGGCCTGCGCCGCTATGACGATGCGCTGGCGCAGGCCGAAGCCTTCCTTGAAAACACCGCCGACAATCCGGCGATCCGGCTGCGGCAGGGCAGCCTGCTGCGCCAGCTTGGCCGCATTCGCGACAGCATCACGCTGCTTGCGGCGCTGGCCCGGCAGCATCCGGAGAATACGCATATCCTGCTGAACCTGGCGCATTCCCATCGCCATGGCCAGCAGCACGAGGCCAGCCTTGAGGTTCTGGACCGGCTGCTTGCCCTTGACCCGCATCACCAGGACGCCCTGCTTGCCCGCGTCGAGGCCTTGCGCCTGGCGGGTCGGACCGATGAGCTGGCGCGGATGCTGCAAGAGGTCTCGGACCGGCTGGCGGGCGCGGCCCAGCCCGCACAGCGGCTGCCTCTTGGCGTGCTGCTCTGCAGGGGGTTGCACCATGTCGCCGATGACCGGGCGGCGGACCTGCTGCGGCGCAACAGGGACGCGCTGGCCGCGCTCGCCCCCGAACTGCCCGCGGACCTGCTCTGGCAGGTCTACCGCAAGGCCGACATGGTGGGGCAGGGGGCCGCGTTCGACGCCGTGGCTCGGGCGCTTTTCGGCAAGGAAACCGTGCGGCTGGACACTGCCCGAGCCATCCTGCAGGCGAGCTATCGCGCGGGGCTGCCGCATTGGCGGCGGATCGGTCGCCATTTTGCGGATCGCGTTCCGCCCGAGGATCGCAGCCGGATCCTTATGGACCTGGCCGCGCTGACCGATACGCCGGCAAAGGCCCTGGCGCTTCGGGACAGGCATCCGGCGCTGCCGCGCGCCGAGGCCGCGCTGCAGATCGCCGGCCTTCTGCGGCAACAGGGCCGCATCCGGCTGGCGGCTCGCTATCTGGGGCTCATCTGGCGCCGCCATCCCGACAATCCGGCCGTGCTGCGGGACTACCTGTCCAGCCTTTGCGGCGCGGGCTTGGATGCGGTGGCCGGACAGGTTCTGGAGACCGCCGCCCGGCGCCAGCCCGATATGCCCCCGGCCTGGCGCAGGGTGATCGCGCAGGGCTGGGCCGAGCTGGACCAGCTGCGCCGGGCCACGAACATATGGGCCGAGGGCGGTGCCGCGATGGTCCCCCATGCCGACTGGTATGTCGCAAACGCACTTTCGATGGCCGAGGGGACGGCACTCGGGGAACTGCGCCAACGCCTGTGGCGGGACAATCCGCGGGCGCATCTGGCGCCCTCGCTGCAGGGCTTCCTGCTGGCCGAGGCGGTGCAGCTTCCGGCGCCGGGCATCGCTGGGGCCGACCTGACGCTGCGGGCGATGGCGGTGCTGGCCCAATGGATGGACCGGCCCGGCCGGCCCGAAGCCGCATCGCCCCAGCCGGTGCCCCGCAGCATCGTCCAGTTCTGGAGCCAGGGAAATCCGCCGCCGCAGGTGCGCGACGCGGTCGCGACCTGGCAAGGGGCAAAGGGTTTTGCGCATCGGCTGTTCGACCGCCGCAGCGCCCGGGAATTCCTGTCGGAGCGGCTGGGACCGGACTGGCTGCGCGCCTTTGGCCGGGCCGGTTCCGCGACCGAGGAAAGCGATTTCTTCCGCCTGTGCCATATCGGGCTGCACGGCGGCATCTATGCCGATTGCGACGACTGGTTGACCGGGGATGCCGCCGACCTCCTCCAGGGGGCATCCTGCCTGACGCTTTACCGCGAACCGACAGGCGCGGTCGGCAACAATCTGATCGTCGCCCCGCCCCGGCATCCCGCCATCCTGTGGGCCGCGCTTTGCGCCAAAAGCGCGCTGGAGGAACGCCATAACGAAACCGTCTGGGGCAAGACCGGCCCGGGCCTTCTGACCCGCGCCGTCGCCTGGCATATCCAGACGACCGCCGCCTCGGGCCTGGCGCCCTCGCTGCGCGTGCTGCCGCGCTGGCAACTTGGGCGCACCGTGCAATTTCACAGCCCGCTTTCCTACAAGGCGGGCAAATCCTACTGGAACCGCCGCGACGCGGCGGGCGGGCTATCCCGCCTTGCCGCAAACCTGTCCCCTTTGTCCGAGCCGCAAACATGA
- a CDS encoding glycosyltransferase: MRKLPFRKSETVAAAPEFSGHIDGIHDGAIMGWIRAASHQGPLQVDLLANGQGVGFSVLAGDHRPDVEAAGFGDGRYGFRCPMPATDARGQPWPSDQTALIELRIAGGTQTLMTRQVAIQMPPPAPEPESQPIALDCDGRIEKLGETHLRGWVTNRNNIGQILRIEVLIDGVFFCKVLNDQLRDDLLRAGLSEGRGGVRLSLPLRQLGKGTHAISLRLPDGRLISKTVEVQGQLYLPAPAARIAPADCAVIVPVYNAAEDVAICIERLRAHTPAEVEILFVDDASPDPGIARLLDQASACPNIRVLRNDRNLGFTATVNRGIAEIGRKHPILLNSDARVTPDWIGGLLTAAGSRARVATVTPMSDRAGAFSAPDMGNDNGLPPGIDEITFARAFRRRALGLYPLVPTGNGFCMFIHRACLDEIGALDVQAFPRGYGEENDFCMRAGRAGWLHLVDDRTYVFHDRSKSFGSAKDELIKAGRAVIDRRYPEYKKAIRVFAHGDELALARMQARRAQEDCQDPRATLPRTLYVVATQTGGTPHTNIDLMTALYDVRDSWLLRCDSTHLVLSRWQDGKLHEMLRHDLGEAIDPIRHASTEYDEVVAGWLRRFEFGIVHIRHLAWHSLNLPRIAKETGCRVVFSFHDFYTICPSVKLLQADGVFYGGDLDQLAGEVVPELWKPDAMPPAGAAWIGFWRERFDRALACCDAFVTTSASARARILAALPGIDPAAFAIIPHGRDFPELLRLRQVPRHGQPVRILVPGNIGTAKGLGVIQALLDMDRDRLLEFHVLGRVDASAQIDDPRLVRHGTYSRDDFASRVRGLGIHLGAVFSIWDETYCHTLTELWSVGIPALVFDFPTVAGRVRASGAGWVLPHDDIGLLYRQLIGIAFDPAEQDRADLALAAWQNGPGLAESTRLMAARYLNLYRRAQGQAALPVVGVVAPPPPEPEAPPPWGGVRQEAHRALQGDCICITMPAQALLANLNSGTLDGATVQSDAVPVTLASALHEALHRAAIPYTL; encoded by the coding sequence ATGAGAAAGCTGCCTTTTCGCAAGTCCGAGACGGTCGCCGCCGCGCCCGAATTTTCCGGCCATATCGATGGCATCCACGACGGGGCCATCATGGGCTGGATCAGGGCCGCCAGCCATCAAGGGCCCCTGCAGGTCGACCTGCTGGCGAACGGCCAGGGTGTCGGCTTCTCGGTTCTGGCGGGCGACCATCGGCCCGATGTCGAGGCGGCGGGTTTCGGCGATGGCCGATACGGTTTTCGCTGCCCCATGCCGGCGACGGACGCGCGGGGCCAGCCCTGGCCGAGCGACCAGACCGCGCTGATCGAGCTGCGGATCGCGGGCGGGACGCAGACCCTCATGACGCGGCAGGTCGCGATCCAGATGCCCCCGCCCGCGCCGGAACCCGAGTCCCAGCCTATCGCCCTGGATTGCGACGGCCGGATCGAGAAGCTGGGCGAAACCCATCTGCGCGGCTGGGTGACCAACCGCAACAACATCGGCCAGATCCTGCGGATCGAGGTGCTGATCGACGGCGTCTTCTTCTGCAAGGTGCTGAACGATCAGCTCCGCGACGATCTCCTGCGCGCAGGCCTGTCCGAGGGGCGCGGTGGTGTGCGCCTGTCGTTGCCCCTGCGCCAGCTTGGCAAGGGGACGCATGCGATCTCGTTGCGGCTGCCGGACGGCAGACTGATCAGCAAGACGGTCGAGGTGCAGGGACAGCTCTATCTTCCCGCTCCCGCCGCGCGGATCGCGCCCGCGGATTGCGCGGTGATCGTGCCGGTCTACAACGCCGCCGAGGACGTGGCGATCTGCATCGAACGGCTGCGCGCCCATACCCCCGCCGAGGTCGAGATCCTGTTTGTCGACGACGCTTCGCCCGATCCCGGGATCGCGAGATTGCTGGATCAGGCCAGCGCCTGCCCCAACATCCGGGTGCTGCGCAACGATCGCAACCTGGGCTTCACCGCCACCGTGAACCGCGGCATCGCCGAGATCGGGCGCAAGCATCCGATCCTGCTCAACAGCGATGCGCGGGTGACGCCGGACTGGATCGGCGGCCTGTTGACCGCTGCCGGTTCCCGTGCGCGGGTCGCCACGGTGACGCCCATGTCGGACAGGGCCGGTGCCTTTTCCGCGCCCGACATGGGCAATGACAACGGCCTGCCGCCGGGGATCGACGAAATCACCTTTGCCCGCGCCTTCCGGCGCCGCGCGCTGGGCCTTTACCCGCTGGTTCCTACCGGCAACGGCTTTTGCATGTTCATCCACCGGGCCTGCCTGGACGAGATCGGCGCCCTGGACGTCCAGGCATTCCCGCGCGGCTATGGCGAGGAAAACGACTTCTGTATGCGGGCCGGTCGCGCCGGCTGGCTGCATCTGGTCGACGACCGCACCTATGTCTTTCACGACCGCTCGAAAAGCTTCGGCAGCGCCAAGGACGAGTTGATCAAGGCGGGTCGCGCGGTGATCGACCGCCGCTATCCCGAATACAAGAAGGCCATTCGGGTCTTTGCGCATGGCGACGAACTGGCGCTGGCCCGGATGCAGGCGCGGCGCGCGCAAGAGGATTGCCAGGATCCGCGCGCGACCCTGCCCCGGACGCTTTATGTGGTGGCGACCCAGACCGGCGGTACACCGCATACCAATATCGACCTGATGACGGCCCTGTACGATGTTCGCGATTCATGGCTGTTGCGCTGCGATTCCACGCATCTCGTCCTGTCGCGCTGGCAGGACGGCAAGCTGCACGAGATGCTCCGCCACGATCTCGGCGAAGCGATCGACCCGATCCGCCATGCCTCGACCGAATATGACGAAGTGGTCGCGGGCTGGCTGCGGCGTTTCGAATTCGGCATCGTGCATATCCGCCACTTGGCCTGGCACAGCCTGAACCTGCCGCGCATTGCCAAGGAAACCGGTTGTAGGGTGGTGTTTTCCTTCCACGATTTCTATACGATCTGCCCCTCGGTCAAGCTGCTGCAGGCCGACGGGGTGTTCTATGGCGGCGATCTGGACCAACTGGCCGGCGAGGTCGTTCCCGAGCTGTGGAAGCCCGATGCCATGCCCCCTGCCGGGGCGGCCTGGATCGGCTTTTGGCGTGAACGTTTCGACAGGGCGCTGGCCTGTTGCGACGCTTTCGTGACCACCTCGGCCAGCGCCAGGGCGCGGATTCTGGCCGCGCTGCCCGGAATCGACCCGGCGGCCTTCGCCATCATTCCGCATGGCCGCGACTTCCCTGAGCTGTTACGGCTGCGCCAGGTGCCCCGGCACGGACAGCCGGTCCGCATCCTGGTGCCGGGCAATATCGGCACCGCGAAAGGACTGGGCGTGATCCAGGCGCTGCTCGACATGGACCGCGACCGCCTGCTGGAGTTCCACGTTCTGGGCCGGGTCGATGCCTCGGCCCAGATCGACGATCCGCGCCTGGTCCGGCATGGAACCTATAGCCGTGACGATTTCGCCAGCCGTGTCAGAGGCCTGGGTATCCACCTGGGGGCGGTGTTCTCGATCTGGGACGAAACCTATTGCCACACGCTGACCGAATTGTGGTCGGTGGGTATCCCGGCTCTGGTCTTCGATTTCCCCACGGTGGCGGGCCGCGTCCGCGCCAGTGGCGCGGGTTGGGTGCTGCCGCATGACGATATCGGCCTGCTATATCGGCAATTGATCGGGATCGCCTTCGACCCGGCCGAACAGGATCGCGCCGATCTTGCGCTGGCGGCGTGGCAGAATGGTCCCGGACTGGCCGAATCCACCCGCTTGATGGCGGCCCGCTACCTGAACCTTTACCGCCGGGCGCAGGGACAGGCGGCCCTGCCCGTGGTCGGGGTCGTTGCGCCGCCGCCACCGGAGCCAGAGGCACCCCCGCCCTGGGGCGGCGTCCGGCAGGAAGCCCACCGCGCGCTGCAAGGGGATTGCATCTGCATTACCATGCCGGCGCAGGCCCTGCTGGCCAATCTGAACAGCGGCACCCTGGATGGCGCGACCGTGCAGAGCGACGCGGTGCCGGTCACCTTGGCCAGCGCCTTGCACGAGGCGCTGCACCGGGCGGCGATTCCTTATACATTGTGA